CAGAAGGCGAAGGAAGCGATCACGGACCTCGTCGGCGTCGCGGTGTACGGCTCACACCACGACGTCGGCGAGCGGGTCGCGTCGTACGTGGACGCGACCTTTTCGAGCGGGGAGGCGACCGTGCTCGCCCGTGGAAACGCCAGTTCACCCGGGGCGGCGCTGGCGAACGCCTCGTTCGGCCACGCCGTCGACTACGACGACACGTTCGAGTCGATCGTCATCCACCCGACCTCGCCGGTGTTCTCGGCCGCGCTCGCGGCCGGCGAACGGGCCGGGGCGAGCGGTGCGGCGGTACTGACGGCGTACGTGGTCGGGGTGGACGTCGCCTACCGGACCGGCCACAGCACCTACCCGGAACATTACGAGAACGGCTGGCACAGCACCGGCACGGTCGGTACGTTCGGGGCGGCCGCCGCGGCCGCCTCCGTGATGGGGCTGTCCGCAGAGCGGATCCGGCACGCGTTCGGCATCGCCGCGTCGGGGTCGTCCGCGCTGAAGAAGAACTTCGGGACGATGACGAAGCCGCTGCACTCCGGCCACGCGGCTCAGATGGGCGTCCGGGCGGCGACGCTCGCCGCGGAGGGCTTTACCGCCGACCCCAGCGTCTTCGAGGGCAAGATCGGCTACGGGACCGCGATGACGCCCGGCGGGACGTACGACCCCGACGAACTCACCCGAGAGCTCGGCGAGACGTGGGCCGTCATGGACATCGGTTACAAGCCGTACCCCTCGGGCGTGATCACCCACGCCGCGATGGACGCGCTCCGCGAGATCGTGGTCGACAACGACCTCG
This Salinigranum marinum DNA region includes the following protein-coding sequences:
- a CDS encoding MmgE/PrpD family protein produces the protein MSETEALATFVEETSLSDVPEDVQQKAKEAITDLVGVAVYGSHHDVGERVASYVDATFSSGEATVLARGNASSPGAALANASFGHAVDYDDTFESIVIHPTSPVFSAALAAGERAGASGAAVLTAYVVGVDVAYRTGHSTYPEHYENGWHSTGTVGTFGAAAAAASVMGLSAERIRHAFGIAASGSSALKKNFGTMTKPLHSGHAAQMGVRAATLAAEGFTADPSVFEGKIGYGTAMTPGGTYDPDELTRELGETWAVMDIGYKPYPSGVITHAAMDALREIVVDNDLAPDDVEAVTVALDDAASEMLHHENPQTGLEAKFSIEFCLASVLRERDPGIHEFTDEYVTAPATREQTKKVTRAFEENLFGGNYANYAARVDVTTVGGEELSNEITYAPGSPNNPLSEERLRAKFDECARDVLSADDADAAYEAIADLESEGALERFVEAVSA